One Aquarana catesbeiana isolate 2022-GZ linkage group LG06, ASM4218655v1, whole genome shotgun sequence genomic region harbors:
- the LOC141147440 gene encoding taste receptor type 2 member 4-like, with the protein MNPEGYSRNHLPYIIIIILELSTSTFMYLFVIFVVYRDFIKTKTLRSSDQILLCLGMSNMCYGFLMFVSLLDYFCSLGIFSMIHTAYICLYLLLFTISSCSWLSATLGFFYFIKISDFESGFFSRVKKNITSVVPWLLLGDLLVSLFNSALSSLFFIFSPALSHNNTASPVSVVSILSQSRTAFIYSAMANSVGPFLVLFSTTFYMVVYLMKHSYKMKKGVQTPNNERLRSFDKVVWRMTHSLLFYGIYYLLMVIIYFTVIMQMESGFWLSYLIFTLFPVVQAVLLVLANHRLKAAWKDMFLCLHLREMSKCM; encoded by the coding sequence ATGAATCCTGAAGGTTACTCTCGAAACCACCTACCTTATATCATTATTATAATTCTGGAGCTCAGCACTAGCACGTTCATGTATCTGTTTGTGATATTCGTGGTTTATCGGGATTTCATCAAAACGAAAACACTGAGGAGCAGCGACCAAATCTTGCTTTGCTTGGGCATGTCCAACATGTGCTATGGCTTCCTGATGTTTGTCAGTTTGCTTGACTATTTCTGCAGCCTTGGGATCTTCTCGATGATCCATACCGCTTATATTTGTCTCTATCTGTTGCTTTTTACTATTAGTTCATGTTCATGGCTATCAGCCACTCTGGGCTTCTTCTACTTCATAAAAATTTCCGATTTTGAGTCAGGATTTTTTTCCCGGGTGAAGAAGAACATTACCTCCGTTGTTCCATGGTTGTTGTTGGGTGATTTATTGGTTTCTCTGTTCAACAGCGCCCTAAGCAGCTTGTTCTTCATTTTTTCTCCAGCACTTTCTCATAATAACACAGCAAGTCCTGTATCTGTTGTCTCTATACTTTCACAATCAAGAACAGCATTTATCTACAGTGCAATGGCCAATTCTGTTGGCCCTTTCTTGGTCCTGTTTAGCACTACTTTCTACATGGTTGTGTACTTGATGAAGCACAGTTATAAGATGAAGAAGGGTGTGCAAACACCCAACAATGAACGTCTGAGGTCCTTTGACAAAGTTGTGTGGCGCATGACGCATTCCTTATTGTTCTACGGAATATACTACCTCCTGATGGTCATTATCTATTTTACCGTCATCATGCAGATGGAGTCTGGATTCTGGTTATCATATCTTATTTTTACATTATTCCCCGTGGTACAGGCTGTCCTCCTTGTTCTTGCTAATCACAGACTGAAGGCCGCCTGGAAGGACATGTTCTTGTGTCTTCACCTTCGAGAAATgtcaaagtgtatgtaa